CGCTGCTCGTCGGCGGCACCAGTTCCGACGCCGGGAAGAGTCTCATCGTCGCCGGTCTGTGCCGGCTGCTGACCCGGCAGGGTGTTCGGGTCGCGCCGTTCAAGGCGCAGAACATGTCGAACAACTCCGCGGTCACGCTCGACGGCGGTGAGATCGGCCGCGCGCAGGCGCTGCAGGCCTTCGCGTGCGGGCTCGCGCCGTCGACGCGGTTCAACCCGGTGCTCCTCAAACCCGGCAGCGACCGCCGCTCCCATGTGGTGGTGCGGGGGCGGCCCGCCGGTGACGTCGGCGCCCGTGACTATCACGCGTGGCGTTCTCGGCTGGCCGGGATCATCGCCGACGAACTCGCCGGACTCCGGTCCGAGTACGACGTGGTGGTCTGCGAGGGCGCCGGATCGGTCGCCGAGATCAACCTGCGTGCGACCGACATCGCGAACATGGGTCTGGCGCGCTCGGCGCGCCTTCCGGTCCTACTGGTCAGCGACATCGACCGGGGCGGTTCGCTGGCCCACCTCTTCGGCAGCACCGCGGTCCTCGACGCCGACGACCAACGCCTCATCGCCGGATACGTGATCAACAAGTTCCGGGGTGACCCCACGATCCTGACCCCGGGGCTCGATCAGTTGCGCGACCTGACCGGACGTCCGACGTTCGGGGTGATCCCGTTCCGATCGGATCTGTGGATCGACGCCGAGGACTCACTCGCCGCGCCCGTCGGCCGGCGCGTCGGCCCACCCGACGGGCCGTCGGGGTCGTCGCCCGTACGGCTGTCGGTGGCCGCGATCCGGCTTCCGCGGGTGTCCAACACCACCGACGTCGAGGCACTGGGCTGTGAGCCGGGCGTCGACGTCACCTGGGTCGACGATCCGGCGAGCGTGACGTCGGCCGATCTGGTCGTGCTGCCGGGCACCCGGGCCACCGTCGCCGATCTGTCCTGGTTGCGGGAGCGCGGCCTCGACGTCGCCCTGGTGGACCGCGCGCGCCGGGCTCGCCCCGTGATCGGGATCTGTGGTGGCTTCCAGATGCTCGCCCGACGTATCGACGATCCCGTCGAATCGGCGGCCGGTCCGGTCGACGGCCTCGGGATCCTGGACATGGAGATCGTCTTCGACCCGGGCAAGGTGCTCCGGCAGGTCACCGGAACCGGGGCGGGTCACCCGATCACCGGGTACGAGATCCACCACGGGCGGGTGCGGTCCACCCGCGAGCAGACGTGGATCGTCGACAGCGCGCACGGTCCGGAGGGCGTCGTGCACGGCGCGGTCCGCGGTACCCATTGGCATGGTCTGCTCGCCTCGGACGCCTTCCGACGCACATTCCTGCGTGAGGTCGCGCGGGAATGCGGCAAGCCGGACTTCGTGGTCGCGGCCGCGACCGTCGTGGACGACATCCGGAACAGGCAGGTCGACCTGATGGCCGATCTCGTCGGCGAGTACCTCGACATGGCGCGCATCGCGGCCGTGATCGAGGACGGGCCGGACCCGAAAGCACCGGTCATCACCCACCACGTCGGCTGATCAGGGGACCGCGGCCCGCAGCCGTCGTTCTCGCCTATCCTGGGCCGGTGGACACGCAACAGCGCTCGGTGACGGTCGGGGAACTCACCTTCGATGCCCGGATCGGGGGACCGGAGGACGGCAAGTGGGTGCTGCTCCTGCACGGGTTCCCGGTGAACAGTTCGTGCTATGACACGGTTGTACCGCGGCTGCACGAAAGTGGTCTGCGCAC
This sequence is a window from Gordonia insulae. Protein-coding genes within it:
- a CDS encoding cobyric acid synthase gives rise to the protein MKGALLVGGTSSDAGKSLIVAGLCRLLTRQGVRVAPFKAQNMSNNSAVTLDGGEIGRAQALQAFACGLAPSTRFNPVLLKPGSDRRSHVVVRGRPAGDVGARDYHAWRSRLAGIIADELAGLRSEYDVVVCEGAGSVAEINLRATDIANMGLARSARLPVLLVSDIDRGGSLAHLFGSTAVLDADDQRLIAGYVINKFRGDPTILTPGLDQLRDLTGRPTFGVIPFRSDLWIDAEDSLAAPVGRRVGPPDGPSGSSPVRLSVAAIRLPRVSNTTDVEALGCEPGVDVTWVDDPASVTSADLVVLPGTRATVADLSWLRERGLDVALVDRARRARPVIGICGGFQMLARRIDDPVESAAGPVDGLGILDMEIVFDPGKVLRQVTGTGAGHPITGYEIHHGRVRSTREQTWIVDSAHGPEGVVHGAVRGTHWHGLLASDAFRRTFLREVARECGKPDFVVAAATVVDDIRNRQVDLMADLVGEYLDMARIAAVIEDGPDPKAPVITHHVG